Proteins encoded within one genomic window of Zootoca vivipara chromosome 12, rZooViv1.1, whole genome shotgun sequence:
- the ASB10 gene encoding ankyrin repeat and SOCS box protein 10, with the protein MSRSLPSSSSSRASRWRSLGLDAELRWKWEGAKSQGSCQGPVASWGRRTHKEPPSECRDMVVQNALYTGDLAGVQRHFSERAEVNLVIHAKSQDLRWTSQKWGLWALTYEQELTTPLHITASRGYLECLRHLLLRGADVDLAPGGRTALHEACAAATTDCVRLLLSFGADPLAVSEGGLQSLHLCRSPASLECARLLLCHGARVNCVSEEEEDTPLHLAARLGLAGHVRLFLSYGASLEARNAEGQTPLNAACAQAHPPEALGDCYEVCRQLVEAGASVDAPDADRQRPLHLACKAANPRVVALLLARGASVNIMSYSGNTALHNILQVAAYKLEHRPELVVRDLLNHGAVRVWPGALLKVLRHCCASPRTVEALINCYQRVPVTEEWAEAVPAELVQQHPRLFQSLFALGQSPRALQHLARCAIRNHLEDRLIRALPELPLPSALRDFVLLRFEDVLY; encoded by the exons ATGTCAAGGTCCCTCCCCTCCTCGTCTTCCTCCAGGGCCTCCAGGTGGCGTTCCTTGGGGCTGGATGCGGAGCTGAGATGGAAGTGGGAGGGTGCCAAGAGCCAGGGCTCCTGCCAAGGCCCCGTGGCCTCTTGGGGCAGGAGGACCCACAAAGAGCCGCCCTCAGAGTGCAGGGACATGGTGGTCCAGAACGCCCTCTACACGGGGGACCTGGCTGGGGTGCAGAGGCATTTCTCAGAGCGCGCTGAGGTCAACTTGGTCATCCACGCCAAGAGCCAAGATCTGCGCTGGACCAGCCAGAAATGGG GGCTTTGGGCGCTGACCTACGAGCAGGAGCTGACCACCCCGCTGCACATCACGGCCAGCCGCGGCTACCTGGAGTGCCTGCGCCACTTGCTGCTCCGCGGGGCGGACGTGGACCTGGCGCCGGGCGGCCGGACTGCGCTGCACGAGGCGTGCGCGGCGGCCACGACGGACTGCGTGAGGCTCCTGCTCTCCTTCGGCGCTGACCCCCTGGCCGTCTCGGAAGGAGGGCTCCAGTCGCTTCACCTGTGCCGGAGCCCCGCCTCCCTCGA GTGCGCTCGGCTGCTGCTGTGCCATGGCGCCCGGGTGAACTGCgtctcggaggaggaggaggacacgcCGCTGCACCTGGCGGCGCGGCTGGGCCTGGCGGGCCACGTGCGCCTCTTCCTGAGCTACGGCGCCAGCCTGGAGGCGCGCAACGCCGAGGGGCAGACCCCGCTGAACGCCGCCTGCGCCCAGGCGCACCCTCCGGAGGCGCTGGGCGACTGCTACGAGGTGTGCCGGCAGCTGGTGGAGGCGGGCGCGAGCGTGGACGCCCCCGACGCAGACCGACAGCGGCCGCTGCACCTGGCCTGCAAGGCCGCCAACCCCCGCGTGGTGGCGCTGCTCCTCGCCCGCGGCGCCAGCGTCAACATCATGAGCTACAGCGGCAACACGGCGCTGCACAACATCCTACAGGTGGCCGCCTACAAGCTGGAGCACCGGCCCGAGCTGGTGGTGCGAGACCTGCTCAATCACGGCGCCGTCCGCGTCTGGCCCGGAGCCCTCCTCAAG GTCTTGCGCCACTGCTGCGCCTCCCCACGCACTGTCGAGGCCCTGATCAACTGTTACCAGCGCGTGCCCGTCACGGAGGAGTGGGCCGAGGCTGTGCCCGCCGAGCTGGTGCAG CAACACCCGCGCCTCTTCCAGTCGCTCTTCGCCCTGGGCCAGAGTCCGCGCGCCCTGCAGCACTTGGCGCGCTGCGCAATCCGGAACCACCTCGAGGACCGCCTGATCCGCGCCCTGCCGGAGCTGCCCCTGCCGTCGGCCTTGCGCGACTTCGTGCTGCTCCGCTTCGAAGACGTCCTGTACTAG